The genomic interval GACGGCGGCGAGCACCTGCCGGAAGGCGGGAAGGCCCGACCGAGGCTCGGGCGGGAAGTAGGTGCCCGCGAAGAACGGTCGCCCCTCCGGCGTGACGAACACCGTCAGCGGCCAGCCGAGGTGCGGTGTGAACGCGGCCGCCGCTGCCATGTACGCCGAATCGACTTCGGGATGCTCTTCGCGATCGACCTTGATGGCGACGAACCCGGCATCGAGATCGGCCGCGGTCGCGGCATCCTGGAACGACTCGCGCGCCATCACGTGACACCAGTGGCACGTGGAGTAGCCGATGGAGACCATCACCGGCACATCTCGCTCCCCGGCGCGCGCAAACGCGTCTGCGCCCCACGCCCACCAGTCGACGGGATTGTCCTGATGCTGCCGCAGATAGGGACTCGTCGCAGCCGCCAGCCGATTCGTCACGACATCCTCTTTTCATCCCGCTGGGGTGACGCGGACCACCGGCGCAGCTTGCTTTGATGTTCGCGCCCCAGGTCGTAAACCGAGTATGGAGGCTTCGATGGCTGATTCGACTGCACCGGCGACATCCGATACACCGGCTCCGTTCTCGTCGGTCGCCGACGTGCTGGTGGTCTTCGGGATCACCGGCGACCTCGCCAGGGTGATGACGTTCCGCTCGCTGTACCGGCTGGAACGGCGAGGGATGCTCGACGTGCCGATCGTGGGCGTGTCCGTCGACGACTGGACGCTGGATCATCTGGTGCAGCGGGCACGGGACTCGATCGTCGCCACCGGCGAACCATTCGATGAGGACGTCTTCCCCCGGTTCGCCGCGCGACTCTCCTACGTGCAGGGCGATTTCGGCGATGCGGCGACCTACCAGCGTGTGGGCGACGCGATCAGCTTCGCGCAGCATCCGGTGTTCTACCTGGAGATTCCGCCGTTCCTCTTCGGCCGAGTCGTCAAGGGCCTGGCAGAAGCCGGATTGACCACCGATGCACGGGTCGTCGTCGAAAAGCCGTTCGGCCACGATGTCGAATCCGCGAAGGCTCTCGCGGCCGAGCTGCACGAGTCGGTCGATGAGGCGCAGCTGTACCGGATCGACCACTACATGGGGAAGATGGGCTACGAGGAGATCCTCTACCTGCGGTTCGCCAACACGATCCTCGAGCCGCTCTGGAGCAGCGCCCACGTGGAGTGCGTGCAGGTCACCATGGCCGAGGCTTTCGGGGTCGAGGATCGCGGTCATTTCTACGACCCGGTGGGGGCGCTCCGCGACGTGGTGGTGAACCATCTCATGCAGGTGGTGGCGGCCACCGCGATGGAGCCGCCTTCAGCGACGGGCTCCGAGGCGCTGCACGACGCGGCGGTCGAGCTGTTTCGTGCCGTCAAGGCTGCCGATCCTGCGCATTACGTCCGTGGCCAGCACGACGGCTACCTCGACGTCACGGGCGTTGACCCCGACTCCACCACCGAGACCT from Microbacterium pumilum carries:
- the zwf gene encoding glucose-6-phosphate dehydrogenase; amino-acid sequence: MADSTAPATSDTPAPFSSVADVLVVFGITGDLARVMTFRSLYRLERRGMLDVPIVGVSVDDWTLDHLVQRARDSIVATGEPFDEDVFPRFAARLSYVQGDFGDAATYQRVGDAISFAQHPVFYLEIPPFLFGRVVKGLAEAGLTTDARVVVEKPFGHDVESAKALAAELHESVDEAQLYRIDHYMGKMGYEEILYLRFANTILEPLWSSAHVECVQVTMAEAFGVEDRGHFYDPVGALRDVVVNHLMQVVAATAMEPPSATGSEALHDAAVELFRAVKAADPAHYVRGQHDGYLDVTGVDPDSTTETYAALRLEIDNARWAGVPFYIRTGKLLAVTQTEVRVVFKEPPLLHLGLGAGENRQPARDEFVIKLDPATGARLIVDAHRADQEGPGAITLDAEFADEGGEGPTPYEVLLHAALVGDSGRFKRQDVVNENWRIMQPLIDSPPPVHPYAPGSWGPDAGTTLVADHGGWQGPWIVAPVAEATT